CCAGTTTGAGCGGCAGCATCCCTGCGAGTTCTTTGTATTCAACGGCGATATCTTTCATAACGACCCGGCACTGCTGCCCACAGCTGCGGCTAAGCTGAAAACGCTGCACCCGAAACTGCTGGTGACCCACGGTAACCACGATATGGTAAACGCCGCTACCTGGGAACAGGCCTGGGGCATGCCGCTGAACCACGATGTAGTGATCGGAGATCATGTTATCCTCCTTGGCAATACGGCCGACGACAAAGGAAAATATATCTGCCCGGATGTGGAATGGTTCGCCGCCAAACTGGAACAATACAGGAATGCCAAAAATATTTTCATTTTCCTTCATATAACACCCGTTAAATGGACCGATAACGGACTGGATTGCGCATCATTCCAGGAACTGATCAGGAAGTATCCTAATATCAGAGCAGTATTTAACGGTCATGACCATGACCAGGACGGGGTGAAAATGATGGAAAATTCCAAAATACCCTTCCTTTTCGATGGCCACGCCGGTGGCAGCTGGGGCGTGGGCTACCACGGATTCAGAGTGGTGGAGCTCAAAGACGATGGCAGTTTACTTTCTTATATCATGAATCCATTGAGTAAACAGGATGAAAGAACCTTTGAGAGAATTACGAATTCGTAATTCTCTATTCTGCTTTCAAACTCTTCACAGGGTTGGTCAGTGCAGCTTTGACTGACTGGAAACTGATAGTGAGCAGGGCGAGCAGGACAGTGGAGGCCCCGGCGATGATATAAATTCCTACGCCTACCTGTGCACTATACGCAAAACCTTTGAGCCACTGCACGGTTGCCCACCACGCCAGCGGTATTGAAATGGCAATAGCCGCTATTACCAGTTTAATGAAGTCTTTTGTAAGCATGATGACAATAGTGCCTACGGTAGCCCCCAGTACTTTCCTTATGCCGATCTCTTTATTTCTTCGTTGAGCCGTAAAGGTGGCCAGGCCGAATAGCCCCAGGCAGGATATCAGGATTGCCAGGCCGGCAAAATACCGTGATAATGCGGAGATCTGATTTTCTGCTGTATATGATTCCCGGTAATTGTCATCAAGGAATTGATAGTCGAAAGAGAATCCCGGATTCAGCTGCTGATACAGCAACCGCAATTGAGCAACGACTCGTCGCTCCATACCCACTTCAGTTTTGATCATAAACCGATAAGTGCGATCGGGGGCCAGTACGAAGAACAGGGGCTTTACCTTTTCATAGAGCGATTGAAAGTTGAAGTCCCTGACAACCCCCACTATCTCCATATTGGCTCCTTGTACCTGTACTCTTTTCCCAATGGGATCTTTCAAACCCATAAAGCGGATCGCCGCTTCATTGAAGATCACCTTTGAACTATCTGCACCATAGCTGCGCGAGAAGGATCTGCCATCTTTCAGCTTCACATCGAGGGTTTCCAGCATATCAAAATCTACCGGTACCTGCTCAAATTCTGTTCTGTCACCAGGTGCCTTACCTTCCCAGTAAACGCCACTGGTACCGCTGCTATGCCCGGTAAGACTGTGCGCAATATCAGATGCACTTTTCACTCCGGGTATATTTCGTACCTGTGTGAGGAAAGCTTCCTGCTGTTGCTGATCCTCCAGCGCCCCTTCTTTATAAAATGTAATAATCTGATCCCTGGTATAGCCCAGGTTTTTTTGTTGTATGAAGTTGATCTGTTTCTGTATGACCAGCACTGCAACAATCAGTACAATAGATACCGTAAATTGAAAAATTACTAATCCTTTCCGAGCCAGCAGCTCGCCCAAAGATCCGGTGAGCCTGCCTTTTAATGCAGTTATCGGTTTGAAGCCAGATAGGTACAAGGCGGGATAACTACCCGCTAGTAATCCGGTTAACAGGGTGATGAGGAGAACCGGTACAATAATACCGCTGGCGATTTGTAAGCTAAGTTGCTTACTGGTGATTGCATTAAAAGCAGGCAGGAACAACGCTACTAATATCACGGCAAACAGGAGAGAGATGAAAGCCATCATGACCGACTCACTCAGGTACTGCAGAATAAGCATGCCGCGGCCGGCGCCTATTGCTTTTTTGATACCCACTTCTTTCGCCCGGCTGCCAGCTTTTGCGGTCGACAGGTTCATGAAATTAATACAGGCTACCGCCAGAATAAAAAGTGCAATGAGTGAAAACAGATGTACATAATCTATCCTTCCGCCTACCTGAACGCCATTGCTATAGCGGCCATACAGGTACCGGTCAGAATAATGTGTTATAAATGGGGTACGATAAGCGATCTCATCTTTTGTTTTGAGCTTGATATAGTTGGCTATCCTGGCATTGAACCTGTTGATGTTGGTACCTGGTTTCAGCAGCAGGTAAGTACGGCAAAACGTGGCTCCCCAGTTATCGGTGTTGTTCCGGGCTTCTGAATAATCCATTATAGGAGCTACGAAATCGAACCGGTTGGATGAATTGGTCCCCGGTGCTTCAAACACACCAGCAACTGTGTATGGCTGCTTATGCATCATCATCACTGTTTTGCCCATCGCATTACTGGTACTGCCGAATAATTTTATGGCCAGCTCATCTGTCAGTACAATGGTTTTGCTGCCGGTCAGCACCTGGTCGGCATTTCCGAGGATCAGGCGGTAGGAGAAGATTTTGAAAAAATCCCTGCTGGCATACCGGCCCTCGGCCCTTATATTTTTTTCGTTATTAAAAGAGAGGGTAACATCACCTTCTGCTGTTGTGTTAACGGCATATTCCACTTCCGGCATATCCTTCGCCAGTGCATCGGCCATCGGAATAGGAGAAGATGGGGATGTCCAGATGCCGCTGGCCTGCACACGGTTCTCCATCACCTGGTAAAGCTGCGCATCATTTTTATGGAACTTATCAATGTGCAATTCATCATTTACCCATAAGTAAATCAGTAATGCGCAGGCCAGCCCTGTAGATAAACCAATCAGGTTGAGGAAAGTGAAGCGGCGGTCTTTCATCAGATTACGCCAGGCAGTGTAGCAATAACTCCGAAACATAGTAAAGGTATTGTTGCCAGGGCGACAAAGGCGATGCCACCACATTCCATCTCTGTCAGCCAGTATAATAAATATTATTTATTTACTTATGTGTCCGCTTTTAATACAGCTGTTGTTCACTTGCGAAGCAGTGGTAATTTGATGAAGTTTAGTCTTTGTAGAAATCGATCAGCGACCCGAAATATTGATTGTTCCATCCTGCTACCATATCTTCATAAGCTTCATCAGGTATATTGGTATGCCTTAGTTCTACATCGGTGCCTTTAGGGGAGGCGTGTAAAATAATAGTAACGATGGAAGGGGTTTCATCTTCGTCATCTCCAAAATACCATTGCTGTACAATTTTCTTCCCCGTTTCAAATTCCAGGTTCCTGCCAACGATACTATCTTCCCAAAGAGAGAATTCAGAACCGGGTACGGTCGACATTTCAGCTACATCTCCCGTCCACAGCTGTATAGTGGCCGGGTTGGTAAGCGCTGCATAAACTTCTTCAGGAGCAGCGTTCAGGATAAAGTGTTTTTTATAATCTTTCATGCGGCCAAAGCTACTGAATTGGCGAATTATTAGTTACTTTCCTGTAAAATTTGAGCGTATGCAATTCACCAAACTGATCCCGACTATTTTCTACGCTGATATGGAGGTAGCTTTGCAGTTATTTGTGGATACACTCGGTTTTACAATCGCCTACCGGGATGATAAAGGAGAGCAGCCATTTTGTATCATCAAGCACGACACACTCACGATACACCTCGTCGAGAGCCCGGAATGGGCTGTAAAAGACCGGCCGGAAATAAGGCTGGAAACAGATGATATAGCAGCGGTACATGCGATGGTGAAGGGAAGTCATCCTGAATTACTGCATCCTAATTTACCCGAGGTCAGGCTGCAACCCTGGGGCTGGCACGAGTTTGCACTGCTGGATAGAGAAAATGTATCAGTAGTAGTACAGCAACAGGCCTGACCGCGCTTATTTCCGGGCATAACCTATCCATAAGCATATGCATCATATTCATATGCTACCACTAAATAATTTCCTAAATCGTTTTTTTAAGGTATTTTTATTCATTGCTCTATTCATCTCAACCTGGATAGTAAATATGAGAAAAACCTGTTTGTTTACTGTATACCTGTTTTGTTCATTGTTGCTATGCCTGAATACCCATGCTCAGTCTGCCTGGATACGTGTTAATCAGCTGGGATATCTGCCCGAAGGAATAAAAGTAGCGGTATGGGGAGGAAAAGACATTCAACAACCGGCCTCTTTCGAATTAGTGGACGCCACCACCGGAAAAACTGTTTTCATTACCGGCACAGGTAAGCATTTCGGTGCATATGGTCCGTTCAGTCAGAGCTGCCGGCTGGACTTCAGCGTGTTTAAATCTACCGGAAAATATTACCTGAAAGCAGGCAATACCGTTTCTCCGGAATTTCGTATAGGCGATAACGTTTATGCAGGTACGCCGGATTTCCTGTTACGTTATCTGCGTCAGCAAAGAAGCGGTTTTAATCCATTCCTGAAAGATTCATGTCATACCCGTGACGGCTATACGATGTATGGACCAATGCCCGACAGTACGCATATTGATGTGGTTGGTGGCTGGCATGATGCCAGCGATTATCTGCAATATGTGACCACCTCTGCCAATGCCACTTTTCATTTACTGGCTGCCTGCCGCGATTTTCCGGAAGTATTTGCAGATAAGTATGCCGCTAACGGGTTACCTGGCGCCAATCATATCAGGGATGTGCTGGATGAAGCACGATGGGGGCTCGACTGGCTGTTGAAAATGCATCCGGGTGAAAACCTGATGTTTAACCAGATTGCAGACGACAGAGATCATCACGGAATGCGCCTGCCGGGAGAGGATAACTTCTATGGAAAAGGGTTTGAACGGCCTGTATATTTCTGTACCGGAAAGCCACAGGGACTG
The genomic region above belongs to Chitinophaga sp. 180180018-3 and contains:
- a CDS encoding metallophosphoesterase yields the protein MMNRRTFLRGVSAAVAISAAGKIATAVTPRHFSRKTVFRFAVGSDLHYGEPKTQYDQFFQDLQSAFHQFERQHPCEFFVFNGDIFHNDPALLPTAAAKLKTLHPKLLVTHGNHDMVNAATWEQAWGMPLNHDVVIGDHVILLGNTADDKGKYICPDVEWFAAKLEQYRNAKNIFIFLHITPVKWTDNGLDCASFQELIRKYPNIRAVFNGHDHDQDGVKMMENSKIPFLFDGHAGGSWGVGYHGFRVVELKDDGSLLSYIMNPLSKQDERTFERITNS
- a CDS encoding ABC transporter permease, translating into MFRSYCYTAWRNLMKDRRFTFLNLIGLSTGLACALLIYLWVNDELHIDKFHKNDAQLYQVMENRVQASGIWTSPSSPIPMADALAKDMPEVEYAVNTTAEGDVTLSFNNEKNIRAEGRYASRDFFKIFSYRLILGNADQVLTGSKTIVLTDELAIKLFGSTSNAMGKTVMMMHKQPYTVAGVFEAPGTNSSNRFDFVAPIMDYSEARNNTDNWGATFCRTYLLLKPGTNINRFNARIANYIKLKTKDEIAYRTPFITHYSDRYLYGRYSNGVQVGGRIDYVHLFSLIALFILAVACINFMNLSTAKAGSRAKEVGIKKAIGAGRGMLILQYLSESVMMAFISLLFAVILVALFLPAFNAITSKQLSLQIASGIIVPVLLITLLTGLLAGSYPALYLSGFKPITALKGRLTGSLGELLARKGLVIFQFTVSIVLIVAVLVIQKQINFIQQKNLGYTRDQIITFYKEGALEDQQQQEAFLTQVRNIPGVKSASDIAHSLTGHSSGTSGVYWEGKAPGDRTEFEQVPVDFDMLETLDVKLKDGRSFSRSYGADSSKVIFNEAAIRFMGLKDPIGKRVQVQGANMEIVGVVRDFNFQSLYEKVKPLFFVLAPDRTYRFMIKTEVGMERRVVAQLRLLYQQLNPGFSFDYQFLDDNYRESYTAENQISALSRYFAGLAILISCLGLFGLATFTAQRRNKEIGIRKVLGATVGTIVIMLTKDFIKLVIAAIAISIPLAWWATVQWLKGFAYSAQVGVGIYIIAGASTVLLALLTISFQSVKAALTNPVKSLKAE
- a CDS encoding SRPBCC domain-containing protein — encoded protein: MKDYKKHFILNAAPEEVYAALTNPATIQLWTGDVAEMSTVPGSEFSLWEDSIVGRNLEFETGKKIVQQWYFGDDEDETPSIVTIILHASPKGTDVELRHTNIPDEAYEDMVAGWNNQYFGSLIDFYKD